A region from the Lolium perenne isolate Kyuss_39 chromosome 4, Kyuss_2.0, whole genome shotgun sequence genome encodes:
- the LOC127347707 gene encoding protein FAR1-RELATED SEQUENCE 5-like, which produces MVDKFAQAFLQRRKERAELESLAELQAVEESFYMHKQNSEAEGHTSSNITRASKQKCKDFDLNEVLKFENEDNEGYADSNIPELHADGASFLWYRSFEELEMDRMFANKKYPTMQEISEAATPTVGMEFDSKDDAFFFFAVCRDDTYVDSALRQRRTSRIVQTKCKVRMFVKEYRGKWSISNVRLEHNHNLAPSEWIVRFMKCHRSMSASDKTLIHILQETRVPPRNIMKIFRKTRGSFRAVPFDTKNLENELAKERKKIKNRDIEELLLLFKETREKMPGFRHSLDVDSDNRVKSIFWTDQIGRANYSKFGQFVSFDTTFSTNQYGMPFAPILGVDNYGKTVVFGVGLLEDERADTFKWLFEEFLSAMDNKHPETIITDQDVAMRIAISEALPYTVHRFCNFHISKNLDDKLSLFFAIRGTTKEELRAVIRNSFTPEEFENSWHDLRSATMLWESHTGQDI; this is translated from the exons ATGGTAGATAAATTTGCACAG GCATTTCTTCAGAGAAGGAAAGAGAGAGCTGAGCTCGAAAGCTTGGCAGAGCTACAAGCAGTTGAAGAAAGTTTTTACATGCACAAGCAAAACTCGGAAGCGGAAGGACATACGTCATCAAACATCACAAGGGCGAGCAAACAAAAATGCAAGGACttcgatttaaatgag GTGCTCAAATTCGAGAACGAAGACAACGAAGGATATGCTGATAGCAACATCCCAGAATTGCATGCAGATGGTGCATCATTTCTTTG GTACCGAAGCTTTGAAGAGCTTGAAATGGACAGAATGTTTgcaaacaagaagtatccaacaatGCAAGAGATATCAGAGGCAGCTACTCCCACAGTTGGGATGGAATTCGATTCAAAAGATGATGCATTCTTCTTCTTTGCAGT GTGCCGTGACGATACATACGTTGACAGTGCACTCAGACAGAGACGGACTTCCAGGATTGTGCAGACAAAATGCAAAGTCAGAATGTTTGTGAAGGAATACAGAGGAAAGTGGTCAATAAGTAACGTGAGACTAGAACATAACCACAACCTAGCTCCGTCAGAGTGGATAGTAAGGTTCATGAAGTGTCACAGGTCAATGTCTGCATCAGACAAGACTCTGATCCACATCCTACAAGAAACAAGAGTTCCACCCAGGAACATAATGAAaatattcaggaaaacaaggggaAGCTTCAGGGCAGTTCCATTTGATACAAAAAACCTAGAGAACGAGCTagcaaaagaaagaaagaaaattaaGAACAGGGACATTGAAGAGTTGTTGCTACTATTCAAGGAAACACGTGAAAAGATGCCTGGATTCAGACATTCACTTGATGTTGACAGCGATAATAGAGTGAAAAGTATATTTTGGACAGACCAGATAGGGAGGGCAAActactcaaagtttgggcaatttGTATCATTTGATACAACATTTTCAACCAACCAGTATGGGATGCCATTTGCTCCAATATTAGGGGTTGATAACTATGGCAAAACAGTCGTGTTCGGAGTAGGACTGCTCGAGGATGAGAGAGCAGACACTTTCAAGTGGCTGTTTGAGGAATTCCTGTCTGCTATGGACAACAAGCACCCAGAAACTATAATAACAGACCAAGACGTTGCGATGAGGATTGCAATATCTGAAGCATTACCTTACACAGTGCACCGTTTCTGCAACTTTCACATCAGCAAGAACCTGGATGACAAGTTGTCCCTATTCTTCGCGATAAGAGGGACTACGAAGGAAGAACTAAGAGCGGTTATAAGGAACTCATTTACTCCAGAGGAATTCGAAAATAGCTGGCATGATCTGCGGAGCGCCACAATGCTTTGGGAGAGCCACACTGGACAGGATATATGA